The Catenulispora sp. MAP5-51 genome segment CCGGTGGACGTCGACGACAAGTGAACGTCGGCGACAGGTGAACGCAGGCGTCGCCGGCGATGGCGACGGCTAAGAGCGGACCACTGCCGTGTCCGCGTACAGCCGGGTTCCGCTGAGACGGCCGCCGACGGCCTCGAACAGCCAGAGGTTGTGGAACACCACGGGCACACCGGTCGCCTTGGGCACCGCGGTGTTGGTCAGCCGGACCGCGAAGCGGCCGTCGGCCTCGATGACCTGGTCGACCCGGCTGCTGAACGAGGCCCATACCTCCGTCCCTCCGGGGGTCTTGGCGAAGAAGTCCTCGAAGGCCTCGGGCCCGGTGTAGCCGCCGCCGTAAGGCAGTGACTCGGGCAGCGACATGACGAAGTCCTCGCGCAGCATCGGCAGGATGCGACTGCTGTCGCGGTGCGCGAACAGTTCGGTGATGGCGTAGGCCATCTCGCCGTTCGTGTACGTCGCCCGCGAGCCGGGGTCCGCGGCGGCGGCGTCGAGGGCCTCGAGTGCGACCACGTCGGTACCGATGACACCGCCGGCGAAGGAGAAGTTCTCCGGGGGAGTGAGCGTCATCATCACGAA includes the following:
- a CDS encoding nuclear transport factor 2 family protein — its product is MTLTPPENFSFAGGVIGTDVVALEALDAAAADPGSRATYTNGEMAYAITELFAHRDSSRILPMLREDFVMSLPESLPYGGGYTGPEAFEDFFAKTPGGTEVWASFSSRVDQVIEADGRFAVRLTNTAVPKATGVPVVFHNLWLFEAVGGRLSGTRLYADTAVVRS